From Candidatus Coatesbacteria bacterium:
GTCTCGCCGGCCGACATCTACGATTCGATCTATACCGAACTGGTCTGCACCATCAAGCTCAGCGGCGGGGCCTTCGAGCTGCTGACCGCCGCGGGCGCAACCGAAGGAGACTCCGACAGCGATGGCTGAAGTTAATCCGGTTATCGAGACGATTCTACAGCGCCGCTCCTGCCGCAGCTACGACGGCGGCGGACCCGACGAGGAGGAGCTGGAGCTGCTGATCGACTGCCTGCGCCGGGCGCCCTCGGCGGGCAACCGCCAGCCCTGGCGCTTCCACGTCGTCGAGAACGACGAGCTGCGCGGCGAGCTGCGCCGGGCCGGAGGGCAGAAGATGATCGAGAAGGCGCCCGTGGTCTTCGTCATCTGCGCCCTGCCCGGCAAATCCGCCAAGGCTTACGACGAGCGCGGCCGCGAGCTGTACTGCATCCAGGACACGGCCTGCGCGGGAATGAGCCTGCTGCTGGCCGCCGACGCCCTGGGCTACGGCGCCTGCTGGGTGGGCGCCTTCGAGGAGACCGCCGTCGCCCGGGCCCTCGAGCTGCCCGAGGATGAACGGCCCGTGGCCCTGATCCCCGTCGGTTCGGGTAAACCGGGGATCCTGGGGCTGAAGACCCCGCGCCGGGGCGCCGGCAAGACCGTCCGGCGCTGGAGGTAAAGCATGAGCGAATCCAGCAAGCGCCGCCAACCGCTGAAGCCGACCAGATGGCAGCCGCCGCCCCTCATCGGCCAGGCCCTGCTGCTGACTACGGCCTCGCCGAGCGGAGAACCCCACCTCGAGCCGACGACCCGGGTCTGTCCGCTGTGCGACGATCCGCCCCTGGTCGGGGTGGCCCTCGACGACGGCACCCTGGGCTGCCGCCAGTTGATGAAAACCAAGGGCTTCGTCATCAATATCGTCTCCGCCGAGCTGGCCCAGGTCTGGTGGGCGGCGGGTCACGAGGGCTATCGCGGACTGGAGCGGATCAACCGGCTGGGGATCGAGCTCGAACCGGCGGAGACCGTCGCCGCGCCACGGATCGTCGAATGTCCCGCCCAGCTCGAATGCCGCCTCGAGGAGCGCAAGAAGCTGCCCGGGGCGACGCTGTTCATCGGACGGGTGACCGCCTACCTGCTGGCCTCGCGCGTCGAGTACGCCGCTACGGCGCGGCAGCGGCTCAAACTGCTGGACCCCTGCTTCTGGCTGCGCGGCGAGGAGGACCTCTACAGCTCGCTCAAGCAGCCCCGCCGGGTTCAGGGTTAGGACCTCGTCGGCACGAGTCTTTATCCCGACGGGCCGCCGGGTGTATACTGGCCTGCGCCGCCTCACCTATCCACCACGGCAAAGGAGACCCCCATGCGCCGCACCGCCCTCCTCGTCAGCCTGACCCTCGCCCTGGCCCTGACGGCGGGCTGCGGGGTTTCGACCACCGAGCGTCTAGGACTGCCCCAGCTCAAGACCGTCGACTACGTCGACGTCGAGCGCTATCTGGGCACCTGGTACGAGATCGCCCGCTATCCCGCCTCCTTCCAGGAAGGCTGCGTAGCCACCACGGCGACCTACACCCTGCGCGACGACGGCCGCATCGACGTCCTCAACCGCTGCCGCCAAGACACCCTCGACGGCGAACCCGACGAGGCCGAAGGACTGGCCCGAATCGTCGATACCGCGACCAACGCCAAACTCGAGGTGACCTTCTTCCTGTTCTTCTGGGGCGATTACTGGATCATCGACCTGGCCGAAGACTACAGTTGGGCCGTCGTCGGCCACCCCGGCCGCGACTACCTCTGGATCCTCTCCCGCACACC
This genomic window contains:
- a CDS encoding nitroreductase family protein, producing MAEVNPVIETILQRRSCRSYDGGGPDEEELELLIDCLRRAPSAGNRQPWRFHVVENDELRGELRRAGGQKMIEKAPVVFVICALPGKSAKAYDERGRELYCIQDTACAGMSLLLAADALGYGACWVGAFEETAVARALELPEDERPVALIPVGSGKPGILGLKTPRRGAGKTVRRWR